In a single window of the Podospora pseudocomata strain CBS 415.72m chromosome 2 map unlocalized CBS415.72m_2, whole genome shotgun sequence genome:
- the ucp12 gene encoding putative ATP-dependent RNA helicase ucp12 (COG:A; EggNog:ENOG503NWAW), whose protein sequence is MAKHKKTPAPAPPPPAASSAGKSSSSSGKKDTKKKPPAAEDDSFIVFTNSDKDPKRRTGGGPSKGGPSSAGQQQESIDSGPPKPTVKQIIGGASWTGKLPVNLLSEHCQRQKWDRPEYNTMKTKDGFSVIVSLSARNPKTQEVTKLPPFKLPPSHVHLAIKPTALEAKHFAATYALFRVCSMKNIHMTLPPDHRGYWKELEQLKREDVKEGRGWMYEADPFQALREREEAKREAEKKRAQVQAAREKQLQEQASFGGVPMRGPGGGSGAGGGGGGGASNLMRGWATVPKIEMGGKTRTQLEEILRRETVWNPHGVVMTERQKGEIVRELKGLGFRQSHVEEAVEECKDREETLEWLLVHIPEDDLPRWALPEKYSAGVTVAATDLRREGAIKRLAESGYSVDLVRKIYDANGGDEGKAACALQELLLASGSGEQEKAQEEELDTWRDSDECWEEEMATLEASFGDLYSSSSPEVCKIRLEGVVNGTHKDVETYLQFRKSPEYPAQVILAIEAQLPAYIKLSIIKKALAYARESLQGEETKIYFIVDWIQQNINEIIEKPGALRDVAAVASAASEVPRPVVKSSRKRQRYPKPINWTPNPQSKQEWLARTEAPNYKKMAAQRERLPAWQVRQRVVQTVQQNQVTIISGETGSGKSTQSVQFVLDDLYDRGLGGSANIIVTQPRRISALGLADRVAEERCTQVGQEVGFSIRGEHKTSPSTKITFVTTGVLLRRLQTSGGRVEDVVASLADVSHIVIDEVHERSLDTDFLLSIVRDVLYKRRDLKLILMSATLDASSFRDYFMVDKQNVTVGLVEIAGRTYPVNDFYLDDIIRITGFSGGNLGGRNDYYDDSANQASGRDVDPVNKIIQRLGHRINYDLLADVVKAIDEELSSLQKAGGILIFLPGVAEINRACNVLRSVSSLYVLPLHASLETKEQKKVFLSPPPGKRKIVVATNVAETSITIDDIVAVIDSGRVKETSFDPQNNMRKLEETWASRAACKQRRGRAGRVQEGNCYKLYTRNLEQQMAERPEPEIRRVPLEQLCLAVRAMGIRDVSHFLSRAPTPPEVTAVEAAINMLRRMGALDGDELTALGQQLSLIPADLRCGKLMVYGSIFGCLDDCVSIAAILSTKSPFLSPPDKREEAKQAKMRFARGDGDLLTDLRAYQEFDAMMSDRVPQHRIRQFCSENFLSYPTMSDISSTRTQFYSSLTEMGIIPRWYNPQASQQQQQQSMVLLRALTASAFSPQICRIQFPDKKFAASMAGAVELDPEAKTIRYFAQESGRVFIHPSSTLFDSQGFSGHASFVSYFSMISTSKIFVRDLTPFNAYTLLLFSGAIELDTQGRGLVVDGWLRLRGWARIGVLVSRLRGVIDKLIETKVENPGVDFDKQKQDVIRLVVKMIELDGMDA, encoded by the exons ATGGCCAAACACAAGAAAACACCCGCCccagccccaccaccaccggcagcatCATCCGCTGGGAAGAGCTCGTCATCGAGCGGGAAAAAAGACACCAAGAAGAAACCCCCAGCAGCCGAAGACGACAGTTTCATCGTCTTCACCAACTCAGACAAGGACCCCAAGCGCCGCACAGGCGGTGGTCCCAGCAAAGGCGGTCCTTCCTCCGCTGGTCAGCAACAAGAAAGTATTGACTCTggccccccaaaaccaacagtCAAGCAAATCATCGGCGGCGCTTCCTGGACAGGAAAACTACCAGTCAATCTCCTCTCTGAGCACTGCCAACGCCAGAAATGGGATCGTCCAGAGTACAACACCATGAAGACCAAGGATGGGTTTTCGGTTATCGTCTCTTTATCTGCTCGCAACCCGAAAACGCAAGAAGTGACGAAATTGCCGCCTTTTAAACTGCCGCCTAGTCATGTCCATTTGGCGATTAAACCGACTGCGTTGGAGGCGAAGCATTTCGCGGCGACGTATGCGCTTTTTAGGGTTTGTAGTATGAAGAATATTCATATGACGCTGCCGCCGGATCATAGGGGGTATTGGAAGGAGTTGGAGcagttgaagagggaggatgtgaaggaggggagggggtggatgtaTGAGGCTGATCCGTTCCAGGccttgagggagagggaggaggcgaagagggaggcggagaagaagagggcgcAGGTTCAGGCTGCGAGGGAGAAGCAGCTGCAGGAGCAGGCGAGCTTTGGGGGGGTACCGATGAGGGGACCGGGTGGGGGGtcgggagcgggaggaggaggtggtgggggggcgaGTAACttgatgaggggttgggcTACGGTGCCCAAGATTGAGATGGGTGGGAAGACTAGGacgcagctggaggagattttgaggagggagacggtgtGGAATCCGcatggggtggtgatgacggagaggcagaagggggagattgtgagggagttgaaggggCTGGGGTTTAGGCAGAGccatgtggaggaggcggtggaggagtgtAAGGATCGGGAGGAGACGTTGgagtggttgttggtgcATATTCCGGAGGATGATTTGCCTAGGTGGGCGCTGCCGGAGAAGTATAGCGCGGGAGTTACGGTTGCTGCGAcggatttgaggagggagggggcgatCAAGCGGTTGGCGGAGTCGGGGTATTCGGTTGatttggtgaggaagatATATGATGCCaatgggggtgatgaggggaaAGCTGCTTGCGCTCTGCAGGAGTTGCTCTTGGCGAGCGGGAGTGGTGAGCAGGAAAAGGCgcaggaggaagagcttGATACCTGGAGGGACTCGGATGAgtgctgggaggaggagatggctaCTCTCGAGGCGAGCTTTGGTGATCTCTACTCGAGCAGCTCGCCTGAGGTGTGCAAGATTcggctggagggggttgtcAACGGGACTCACAAGGATGTGGAGACATACTTGCAGTTCCGAAAGTCGCCCGAGTATCCTGCGCAGGTCATCTTGGCCATCGAGGCCCAGCTTCCGGCGTACATCAAGTTgagcatcatcaagaaggcgtTGGCGTATGCGAGGGAATCACTGCAGGGCGAGGAGACCAAGATTTATTTTATCGTGGATTGGATCCAGCAGAATATCAACGAGATTATCGAGAAGCCAGGCGCTTTGAGAGATGTTGCGGCAGTGGCATCGGCTGCCTCAGAAGTACCAAGACCGGTGGTCAAGTCATCACGGAAGCGGCAACGGTACCCGAAGCCCATCAATTGGACACCAAACCCGCAGAGCAAGCAGGAGTGGTTGGCCCGGACAGAGGCTCCCAACTACAAGAAGATGGCGGCGCAGAGAGAAAGACTGCCGGCTTGGCAAGTCAGGCAGAGAGTTGTCCAGACTGTTCAGCAGAACCAAGTCACCATCATTTCTGGAGAGACGGGTTCCGGAAAGTCTACGCAGTCTGTTCAGTTCGTTCTGGATGACCTGTACGATCGGGGTCTTGGCGGGAGTGCCAACATTATCGTCACCCAGCCCCGTCGTATCTCTGCTCTCGGTCTTGCCGACCGTGTGGCTGAGGAGAGATGTACTcaggttgggcaggaggtCGGTTTCTCGATTCGTGGCGAGCACAAGACAAGCCCGAGCACCAAGATCACTTTTGTGACCACTGGTGTGTTGCTCAGAAGATTGCAAACTTCTGGCGGCAGGGTTGAAGATGTGGTGGCATCTCTAGCTGACGTCAGTCACATCGTTATCGATGAAGTCCACGAGCGTAGCTTGGACACGGACTTCCTGTTGAGCATTGTTCGCGATGTTCTTTACAAACGGAGAGATCTCAAGCTTATCCTCATGAGCGCCACTCTTGACGCGTCTTCGTTTAGGGATTACTTCATGGTAGACAAGCAGAACGTCACGGTCGGTCTGGTCGAGATCGCGGGCCGCACATATCCTGTCAATGACTTCTACCTAGACGACATCATCCGTATCACTGGCTTCAGTGGTGGAAATCTCGGTGGTAGGAACGACTACTACGACGACAGCGCAAACCAAGCGTCTGGCAGAGATGTCGACCCCGTCAACAAGATTATCCAGAGACTGGGACACCGGATCAACTATGACCTGCTTGCTGATGTCGTCAAGGCAATCGATGAGGAGCTGTCAAGCTTGCAGAAGGCCGGTGGtatcttgatcttcttgcccGGCGTGGCAGAGATCAACAGAGCGTGCAACGTCCTGCGATCAGTCAGCTCTCTTTACGTCTTGCCGCTTCATGCCTCGTTGGAGACCaaggagcaaaagaaggtGTTCTTGTCACCGCCACCTGGCAAGAGAAAGATTGTCGTCGCCACCAACGTTGCTGAGAcgtccatcaccatcgacgaCATCGTTGCCGTTATCGACAGTGGTCGTGTCAAGGAGACGTCGTTCGACCCCCAGAACAACATGCGGAAGCTGGAAGAAACTTGGGCTTCTCGGGCAGCTTGCAAGCAGCGCCGTGGCCGTGCCGGTCGTGTGCAAGAGGGCAACTGCTACAAGCTCTACACACGAAACCTTGAGCAGCAGATGGCTGAGCGGCCTGAGCCTGAGATCAGGAGAGTTCCTCTTGAGCAACTGTGCCTGGCTGTGAGAGCGATGGGTATCCGTGATGTCAGCCATTTCTTGTCTCGGGCGCCGACGCCCCCTGAGGTGACAGCGGTCGAGGCGGCTATCAATATGCTTCGTCGGATGGGCGCTCTGGATGGCGATGAGCTGACGGCTCTTGGTCAACAACTGTCCTTGATCCCAGCTGATCTGAGGTGCGGTAAGCTCATGGTTTATGGTTCGATCTTCGGCTGCCTGGACGACTGTGTCAGCATTGCCGCCATCCTCAGCACCAAAAGTCCCTTCTTGTCGCCGCCAGACAAGCGTGAGGAGGCCAAACAGGCCAAAATGCGCTTCGCTAGAGGCGACGGTGACCTGCTCACTGACCTCCGCGCCTACCAAGAATTCGACGCCATGATGTCGGATCGCGTGCCTCAGCACCGCATCCGCCAATTCTGCTCCGAGAACTTCTTATCCTATCCCACCATGTCAGACATCTCTTCCACCCGCACCCAGTTTTACTCCAGCTTGACCGAGATGGGGATCATTCCCCGTTGGTATAACCCTCAAGcctcacagcaacaacagcagcagtcgaTGGTCCTCCTTCGTGCGTTGACAGCCTCTGCATTCTCCCCACAAATCTGCCGCATTCAGTTCCCCGACAAGAAGTTTGCTGCTTCCATGGCTGGTGCGGTGGAGTTGGATCCCGAAGCAAAGACGATCAGGTACTTTGCTCAGGAGAGCGGGAGGGTGTTTATCCACCCCAGCAGCACGCTGTTTGACTCGCAGGGGTTTTCGGGGCACGCGAGCTTTGTGTCGTATTTCAGCATGATTTCGACGAGCAAGATTTTTGTCAGGGATTTGACGC CATTCAACGCttacaccctcctcctcttttctgGCGCCATTGAACTCGACACGCAGGGTCGTGGCCTGGTGGTGGACGGTTGGTTGAGACTGAGAGGCTGGGCGAGAATCGGTGTCTTGGTGTCGAGGCTGAGGGGCGTGATCGATAAGCTGATCGAGACAAAGGTCGAGAACCCGGGTGTGGACTTTGACAAGCAGAAGCAGGATGTGAtcaggttggtggtgaagatgatTGAATTGGACGGGATGGATGCTTAG
- a CDS encoding uncharacterized protein (EggNog:ENOG503P1YV; COG:J), which produces MTTPLPPLPGNYATALNLIDAAHAQDPRPGPNDVPYELHYAQKMTRWLARRKKDASPALQLACRAQHFRRWEIPRSTYPMTRPGYLTWRAKQKSVAATQLTELLSSDEIQPGLDKEEIERVAALVRKEDLKNNEETQVLEDVACLVFLDDQFDDFESKPEIDEDKIISILQKTWGKMSEEGRGLALGMELSERAKMLVGRALA; this is translated from the exons AtgacaacccccctccctcccctcccaggCAATTACGCCACAGCCCTTAACCTCATCGATGCAGCCCACGCCCAAGACCCCCGGCCCGGCCCCAACGACGTCCCCTACGAGCTGCACTACGCCCAAAAAATGACTCGCTGGCTGGCCAGGCGGAAAAAGGATGCGTCGCCCGCCCTGCAGCTGGCCTGTCGAGCGCAGCATTTTCGACG CTGGGAAATCCCCCGCTCAACCTACCCCATGACCCGGCCGGGCTACCTCACCTGGCGGGCAAAACAAAAGTCTGTCGCTGCCACCCAGCTCACCGAGCTCCTGTCCTCAGACGAGATCCAGCCTGGGCTGGACAAAGAAGAGATTGAGCGTGTAGCTGCGCTGGTGAGGAAAGAAGACCTCAAAAATAACGAGGAGACGCAGGTGCTGGAGGACGTGGCCTGCTTGGTGTTTTTGGACGACCAGTTTGATGATTTCGAGAGCAAGCCTGAGATTGACGAGGACAAGATAATCAGCATTCTGCAAAAGACGTGGGGGAAGATgagcgaggaggggagggggttggcgttggggaTGGAGTTGAGTGAGAGGGCCAAGATGTTGGTCGGGAGGGCGCTTGCTTAG
- a CDS encoding uncharacterized protein (EggNog:ENOG503NUFP; COG:C), producing MSRKISPAELSQHDSPSSLWLAINGLVYNLTAFAPSHPGGLQILLQHAGQDASVPYNKVHSPSLIRTSLSPTAQIGSSDSIQTPVPQIFSSVPTKPPLSTLISPHDFPLAAIPSLTPKATAFISSAATDCLTHRANSSLYSHLTLRPRILINVSTPTTRLVTTILNCPVSSPIFISPTSLGKIIHPSGEKAIALACSNLDMAQTISTSASFTLSEILSGQNTSHPAFLQLYVDKNRVNSERVIEEAVRNGVRAVMVTVDAPVPGKREADERIPTAAGGETLAPMAGTAAAVGDGKGAALGRVMGGYIDDSFSWEDLGWVKGLLPEGVKLVLKGVQTAADAVRAMETGLVDGIVISNHGGRSLDTATGTILVLLELQRCCPGVFDRMEVLIDGGVRRGTDVFKALCLGARGVGVGRGVLWALGGYGREGVERYLEILNDELVTTMKMCGVTSLEELHPGLVNTRAVDHLVPERVGEEHPYAKWRRKSKL from the coding sequence atgtccCGCAAGATATCCCCAGCAGAACTATCCCAACATGATTCCCCCAGTTCCCTCTGGCTAGCAATCAACGGCCTAGTCTACAACCTCACCGCCTtcgccccctcccacccGGGCGgtctccaaatcctccttcAACATGCCGGCCAAGACGCCTCAGTCCCCTACAACAAAGTGCACTCGCCCTCCCTAATCCGGACTTCCCTTTCTCCAACAGCACAAATCGGATCATCTGACTCGATCCAAACCCCCGTTCCCCAGATATTCTCATCTGTGCCCACCAAGCCCCCATTATCAACCTTGATCTCCCCCCACGACTtccccctcgccgccatcccctccctcaccccaaaGGCAACCGcattcatctcctccgccgcaaCCGACTGCCTCACCCACCGcgccaactcctccctctactctcacctcaccctccgccCCCGCATCCTGATCAACGTCTCCACCCCGACCACCCgcctcgtcaccaccatcctcaactGCCCTGTCTCATCACCCATattcatctcccccacctccctggGGAAAATAATCCACCCGTCTGGTGAAAAGGCCATAGCACTGGCTTGTTCCAACCTCGACATGGCCCAAACAATCAGCACGTCTGCATCCTTCACCCTGTCGGAGATTTTATCTGGGCAAAATACCTCTCACCCGGCGTTTCTGCAGTTGTATGTTGATAAAAACAGGGTTAATTCTGAGAGGGTGATTGAAGAGGCGGTGAGGAATGGGGTCAGGGCGGTGATGGTCACGGTTGATGCGCCGGTGCCTGGGAAGCGGGAGGCTGATGAACGGATTcccactgctgctgggggggagACACTGGCTCCGATGGCGGGGACGgcagctgctgttggggacGGGAAAGGGGCGGcgctggggagggtgatgggggggtaTATTGATGATTCGTTTTCGTGGGAGGATTTGGGGTGGGTGAAGGGCTTGTTGCCGGAGGGGGTTAAGCTTGTGTTGAAGGGGGTGCAGACTGCGGCTGATGCGGTTAGGGCGATGGagacggggttggtggatgggattgTCATTTCCAACCATGGAGGAAGGAGTCTTGACACTGCTACCGGGACGATTTTGGTGCTGTTGGAGCTGCAGAGGTGTTGTCCGGGGGTGTTTGACAggatggaggtgttgattgatgggggggtgaggagggggacggaTGTATTCAAGGCGTTGTGTTTGggggcgaggggggtgggcgttgggaggggggtgctgTGGGCGTTGGGGGGgtatgggagggagggggtggagaggtatTTGGAGATTTTGAACGATGAGCTggtgacgacgatgaagatgtgTGGGGTGACGAGTTTGGAGGAGTTGCACCCGGGGTTGGTGAACACGAGGGCGGTCGATCATTTGGTGCcggagagggtgggtgaggagcaTCCTTATGcgaagtggaggaggaagagtaaGTTGTGA